Proteins found in one Chitinivorax tropicus genomic segment:
- a CDS encoding NAD(P)/FAD-dependent oxidoreductase, which yields MHVDVVVVGAGAAGMMCAHVAGQRGKRVAIIDHAEKLAEKIRISGGGRCNFTNLHAKPDNYLSNNPHFCRSALARFTVRDFIDLVERHGIGYHEKTLGQLFCDDSAQDIIDMLRNECEDAGVSWLMPCKIDKVERKTECFLLATSRGEISCDKLVIATGGLSIPQIGATGLGYDIARQFGLNVTPLAPGLVPLTFQPEDFAPYADLSGISFDAITQSGKARFREAILLTHRGLSGPAILQVSSYWKPGTHIHLDLFPDDSATEWLLTHRRSDMLLANLLAQRLPKRFATAFAETHQLNQPVKQLNEKQLKTLGEHLHSWSFKPSGTLGYKKAEVTLGGVDTNELSSKTMEAKKAPGLYFIGEVVDVTGWLGGFNFQWAWSSGHVCGQSV from the coding sequence ATGCATGTTGACGTTGTCGTAGTAGGCGCCGGTGCAGCCGGCATGATGTGCGCCCATGTGGCTGGGCAACGTGGCAAACGCGTCGCCATCATCGATCATGCCGAAAAACTTGCCGAGAAGATCCGCATATCAGGTGGTGGGCGCTGCAATTTCACCAATTTGCATGCCAAGCCTGACAATTACCTGTCAAACAACCCGCATTTCTGCCGATCCGCCCTGGCACGCTTTACCGTCAGAGACTTCATCGACCTCGTCGAGCGACACGGTATTGGGTATCACGAGAAGACCCTGGGGCAATTGTTCTGTGATGACAGCGCGCAGGACATCATCGATATGCTGCGAAACGAGTGCGAAGATGCCGGCGTCAGCTGGTTGATGCCCTGCAAGATCGACAAAGTCGAGCGTAAGACTGAATGTTTCCTGCTGGCCACCAGCCGTGGCGAAATCAGCTGTGACAAGTTAGTGATCGCCACCGGAGGGTTGTCGATTCCACAGATCGGCGCCACCGGCTTGGGTTACGACATCGCCCGGCAATTCGGCCTGAATGTCACGCCGCTGGCACCTGGCTTGGTTCCCCTTACCTTCCAACCGGAGGACTTTGCCCCCTACGCCGACCTATCCGGCATTTCATTCGACGCCATTACCCAGTCTGGTAAGGCCCGGTTCCGAGAAGCCATACTCCTGACCCATCGCGGCCTATCCGGCCCCGCCATCCTGCAGGTCTCTTCCTATTGGAAACCCGGCACCCACATCCACCTCGACTTGTTCCCAGATGACAGCGCTACAGAATGGTTGCTGACCCACCGGCGTAGCGACATGCTGCTGGCCAATCTACTTGCGCAACGCCTTCCCAAACGCTTCGCCACCGCATTTGCTGAGACACACCAACTGAACCAGCCAGTCAAACAGCTGAATGAAAAACAGCTGAAAACACTGGGCGAGCACTTGCACAGCTGGTCATTCAAGCCCAGCGGCACCCTGGGTTATAAAAAAGCCGAGGTCACCCTGGGCGGCGTTGACACCAATGAGCTGTCATCCAAGACTATGGAAGCCAAGAAAGCCCCCGGTCTATATTTCATCGGTGAGGTGGTTGATGTGACCGGCTGGCTGGGTGGGTTCAATTTCCAGTGGGCATGGTCATCGGGCCATGTGTGCGGGCAGAGTGTGTGA
- a CDS encoding two-component system response regulator — protein MSQDDELLHFVDELDVQVEVADRKNAWQVLIVDDDKEVHHVTTFALRDAIIQNRPLNFLHAYSAGEAEQILIKHQNIAVILLDVVMEKENAGLDLVKIIRDKLGQHDVRIVLRTGQPGYAPELSAIRDYDINDYKTKSELTLTRLLTTMTTALRSYEQLKTIAAGQRGLDRIVHAAPDLFARRTMDSFTEGVINQLSALLEETPEGLVCVQQHSEGETIVNATGPQSRWIGQPLDTLPQADIRDLIARCLHTQAHVHDQYAIALYFCSRAGDRMVVYLPVHRQLAQIDLKLLEVFCTNIAVGFESVELFQQLHDFAFSDILCKIPNRAGLLQIIDDHRQSGHCEGYLIALVDIDHFSEINDALGHENGDRLLKAISHRLRSALGANCKLARINADTFGIYGPESDIRPDALLTLFSPPFEVSNYDLRVGGTIGLVRLDVIDGNGLVALKCASIALNRAKNDQRGQYCYYTTEMEQDTRQRLTLLHDLRAAIDARKLKLFYQPQISLHDGRPVGAEALIRWPVDTGAFIPPDQFIGLAEYSGMIIELGDWVMRVACEQAQQWTELGFPWMRIAVNVSVVQFRNPDFVASVDRVLKETRIEPARLELEITESVAMQGAANVEPILQQLKALGVTLAIDDFGTGFSSLSYLQRLPVDRLKIDRAFVRDMGTQSERSSIADMIVRLGHELGLTVIAEGVESPQHVNALKQIGCEEAQGFYYSRPLPANDFLAWLAPFKM, from the coding sequence ATGAGCCAAGATGACGAGTTGCTACATTTCGTCGATGAACTCGACGTGCAGGTCGAAGTCGCTGACCGGAAAAACGCTTGGCAGGTCCTGATTGTCGATGATGACAAAGAGGTTCATCACGTCACCACATTTGCCCTGCGCGATGCCATCATCCAGAACCGCCCACTCAATTTTCTCCATGCTTACTCCGCAGGCGAGGCAGAGCAGATTCTGATCAAGCATCAGAATATCGCAGTCATCCTGCTGGATGTCGTCATGGAGAAAGAGAACGCAGGCCTGGATCTCGTCAAGATCATCCGCGACAAATTAGGCCAGCACGATGTCCGTATCGTGCTCCGCACAGGCCAGCCTGGCTATGCACCAGAGCTTTCCGCTATCCGCGACTACGATATCAACGATTACAAGACCAAATCCGAGCTGACACTGACACGCCTGCTCACCACCATGACCACGGCTTTACGGTCCTATGAGCAGCTCAAGACCATAGCAGCAGGCCAACGCGGGCTGGATCGGATCGTCCACGCCGCCCCTGATCTGTTTGCCCGCAGGACGATGGACAGCTTTACCGAAGGTGTGATCAACCAGCTGTCGGCCCTGCTGGAGGAGACACCGGAAGGTCTGGTGTGTGTCCAGCAACATTCCGAGGGAGAAACCATCGTCAATGCCACGGGGCCACAGTCGCGTTGGATAGGGCAACCCCTGGATACCTTGCCCCAAGCGGATATCCGCGACCTGATCGCCCGCTGTCTGCACACACAAGCCCATGTCCATGACCAATATGCAATTGCACTGTATTTCTGCTCCAGGGCGGGTGATCGCATGGTGGTGTATCTGCCCGTGCATCGCCAACTGGCACAGATCGACCTGAAATTGCTTGAGGTATTCTGCACAAACATCGCAGTTGGCTTTGAGAGTGTTGAGCTGTTCCAGCAATTACACGATTTTGCTTTCTCCGACATTCTTTGCAAGATACCCAATCGGGCAGGGTTGCTGCAGATCATTGATGATCACCGGCAAAGCGGACATTGTGAAGGCTATCTCATTGCGCTGGTGGACATCGATCACTTCTCGGAGATCAATGACGCACTGGGCCATGAAAATGGCGACCGCCTGCTCAAGGCCATTTCCCACCGGCTACGCAGCGCACTGGGTGCCAACTGCAAACTGGCGAGAATCAATGCAGACACATTCGGTATCTATGGCCCAGAGTCGGACATCCGGCCCGATGCTTTGCTGACCTTGTTCTCACCACCATTCGAGGTCAGCAACTATGACCTTCGGGTTGGCGGCACGATTGGGCTGGTCCGGCTTGATGTGATTGACGGCAATGGTCTGGTTGCACTGAAATGCGCAAGCATTGCACTGAACCGTGCAAAAAATGACCAACGCGGCCAATACTGTTATTACACCACGGAAATGGAGCAGGATACCCGCCAGCGGCTGACCTTGCTACATGACCTGCGGGCTGCGATCGACGCCAGGAAGCTCAAGCTTTTCTACCAACCTCAAATCAGCCTGCATGATGGGCGCCCTGTCGGTGCGGAAGCGCTCATACGTTGGCCTGTCGATACCGGTGCATTCATCCCACCCGACCAGTTCATTGGTCTGGCGGAATACTCAGGCATGATCATCGAGCTGGGGGACTGGGTCATGCGGGTGGCGTGCGAGCAGGCGCAACAATGGACGGAGCTAGGCTTCCCTTGGATGCGCATTGCAGTCAACGTTTCGGTGGTGCAGTTCCGCAACCCGGATTTCGTCGCCTCAGTTGACCGCGTATTGAAAGAAACGCGTATCGAACCAGCACGCCTGGAGCTGGAAATCACCGAATCCGTGGCCATGCAGGGTGCTGCCAATGTGGAACCTATCCTGCAACAATTGAAAGCGCTGGGGGTGACCCTCGCCATCGATGACTTTGGCACCGGCTTTTCATCATTGTCCTATCTACAGCGCCTGCCTGTTGATCGTCTGAAGATTGACCGGGCGTTCGTACGAGATATGGGCACCCAATCTGAGCGCAGCAGCATCGCTGACATGATCGTGCGGCTTGGACATGAATTGGGGTTGACAGTGATTGCTGAGGGGGTCGAATCCCCTCAACATGTCAATGCACTGAAACAAATCGGCTGTGAGGAGGCACAGGGTTTCTATTACAGCAGACCCTTGCCGGCCAACGATTTCCTCGCTTGGCTTGCTCCATTCAAAATGTAG
- a CDS encoding chemotaxis protein CheB: MTITLHQLPPTCHLAVLGRQDHPAAVAELGQALQVAFDDQAIKTVEVSFYDADTLRREAIELLASHLGKTPALKIIAYHATLAHGLIRLGLPVKQVLQQPSTQPAASYRAIAMAGSAGSLDKILHLVSNLPLGKVSLFVLQHLDEHQPNLLDQLLKVRTDYQVIMPQHLTTIEPGTLYIAPPGYHMKVAHGMVYLTQDRKIQYSRPSIDALFASLASEYQRDCIAVLLCGYGQDGTAGCAALRQAQARVLIEDSDECGTARSMPDSARATGQYDSVAKLSTITSLLAAAVHSHDDQEVPHGPLLELFLEALSQQCGYDFRHYQRDSLRRLLKAQMQALGIQRFSIFQYLALTEPMLLQQLIAGLTVNVTCFFRHPEQLAQVRQHVFPYLASFPEIKIWSAGCATGEEAYSLAIMLHEAGLLERSHLFATDMNAYQLEAAKAGLFPSHELPQNQANYLTSGGVRHFEDYIQPSAHYIKAIDWLGKQILFYRHTLTAEGIFNEFQLIVCRNVLIYFDLALQREVLRKFACSLHVDGFLVLGPQDGINLTVLEMGFVPYKPGSHIYRYPRE; this comes from the coding sequence ATGACCATCACCCTCCATCAACTCCCGCCCACCTGCCATTTAGCCGTCCTTGGCCGACAAGACCACCCCGCTGCAGTAGCGGAGCTGGGCCAGGCATTGCAGGTTGCGTTTGATGACCAGGCCATCAAGACGGTCGAGGTCAGCTTCTATGATGCCGACACATTGCGGCGAGAGGCCATCGAGCTGTTAGCGAGCCATCTGGGCAAAACGCCAGCGCTGAAGATCATCGCCTATCATGCCACCCTGGCTCATGGGCTGATACGGCTGGGTCTGCCGGTCAAGCAGGTATTGCAACAGCCATCCACCCAGCCTGCAGCCAGCTACCGTGCGATAGCGATGGCGGGCTCTGCAGGCAGCCTGGACAAGATACTGCATCTGGTCAGCAACTTGCCACTTGGCAAGGTATCGCTGTTTGTCCTGCAACATCTCGACGAGCATCAACCCAATCTGCTCGATCAGCTACTGAAGGTGCGGACAGACTATCAAGTCATCATGCCGCAACATCTGACGACGATCGAACCGGGCACCCTCTATATCGCGCCGCCCGGCTACCACATGAAGGTCGCGCATGGCATGGTGTATCTGACGCAGGATCGAAAGATCCAATACAGCCGTCCATCGATCGACGCCCTGTTTGCCTCATTGGCATCGGAGTACCAGCGCGACTGCATCGCAGTACTGCTCTGTGGTTATGGGCAGGATGGCACAGCGGGCTGTGCAGCGTTGCGTCAAGCCCAAGCCCGTGTCTTGATCGAAGACAGCGATGAATGTGGCACAGCGCGATCCATGCCGGATTCGGCCCGGGCTACCGGCCAGTATGACAGCGTCGCGAAGCTATCCACGATCACCAGCCTGCTCGCAGCGGCGGTGCACAGTCATGATGATCAAGAGGTGCCTCACGGGCCTTTGCTGGAGCTGTTTCTGGAGGCATTGTCCCAGCAATGTGGTTACGACTTCCGCCACTATCAGCGTGACAGCTTGCGGCGTCTGCTGAAAGCACAGATGCAGGCGCTGGGCATCCAGCGGTTTTCCATATTTCAGTACCTGGCCTTGACTGAGCCCATGCTATTGCAACAACTGATTGCCGGGCTGACCGTCAATGTCACCTGCTTTTTCCGCCACCCAGAGCAGCTGGCGCAAGTCCGACAGCATGTCTTTCCCTATCTGGCCAGCTTTCCTGAAATCAAGATCTGGTCAGCAGGCTGCGCCACAGGGGAGGAAGCTTATTCCCTGGCGATCATGTTGCACGAGGCAGGCTTGCTCGAACGCAGCCACTTGTTCGCCACCGACATGAATGCCTACCAACTCGAAGCAGCCAAGGCTGGGTTGTTCCCCAGCCATGAATTGCCCCAGAACCAAGCCAACTACTTGACCAGCGGTGGCGTCCGGCATTTCGAGGATTACATCCAGCCAAGCGCGCACTACATCAAGGCAATCGATTGGTTAGGCAAGCAAATCCTGTTCTATCGTCATACACTTACAGCTGAGGGAATATTTAACGAATTTCAGTTGATCGTATGCCGTAATGTACTGATCTACTTTGATCTCGCATTGCAGCGCGAGGTGTTGAGGAAATTCGCCTGTTCACTTCATGTCGATGGATTTCTCGTGCTCGGCCCGCAGGACGGCATCAATCTGACGGTATTGGAGATGGGTTTTGTCCCTTATAAGCCCGGCAGCCATATCTACCGGTATCCCAGGGAATGA
- a CDS encoding sensor histidine kinase produces the protein MDEFDPRFTIIIADDNPSNRLTLKALLSRLPGCDIIEAASGEATLMATMEHECNLILLDIHMPGMNGFETADHLQMTARTRNIPIIFITAVYRADEFISRGYAVGAIDYLVKPIDDNLLLNRVRQYQHLHSRELALEWRTQDLQQTNQRLQKALDHLQHTQDKLVQSEKLAALGSIVAAVAHELNTPIGNCLTVASTLEHKLHEFESALTNQQGIKRSQLEDYLTTSRMATQLMLHGLERTADLVSNFKQVAIDQTNTQRRHFDLKETIVGVVSLMSVSLRKTAYQIRTDLTEGIQMDSYPGPIDQILSNLINNSVIHGFHGRPSGDISIRTIPEGDSVTLLYSDNGCGMSKEVREHVFDPFFTTRLGEGGSGLGMNICYNLITGLLGGSIEILPLEPERGSTFVVNLPLVAPTTLQHG, from the coding sequence ATGGATGAATTCGATCCTCGCTTCACCATCATCATTGCAGATGATAACCCCAGCAATCGTCTGACGTTGAAGGCTCTATTGTCCCGCTTGCCGGGGTGCGACATCATTGAGGCGGCATCGGGCGAGGCCACCTTGATGGCCACCATGGAGCACGAGTGCAATCTGATCCTGCTCGATATCCATATGCCAGGGATGAATGGATTCGAAACCGCAGATCATCTGCAGATGACTGCCCGTACACGGAATATACCGATCATCTTCATCACAGCCGTATATCGGGCGGATGAGTTCATCTCCCGAGGTTACGCTGTCGGTGCGATCGATTATCTAGTCAAGCCGATTGATGACAACCTGCTGCTCAACCGCGTCAGGCAATATCAACACCTGCACAGCCGCGAATTGGCCCTGGAGTGGCGCACACAGGATCTGCAACAAACCAACCAGCGGCTTCAGAAAGCGCTCGACCACCTGCAACACACGCAAGACAAGCTGGTTCAATCTGAAAAGCTGGCTGCCCTGGGCTCGATTGTGGCTGCCGTGGCGCACGAGCTGAACACCCCGATCGGCAATTGCCTGACCGTGGCCTCTACGCTGGAGCACAAGCTACATGAATTCGAATCGGCTCTCACCAACCAACAGGGAATCAAACGCTCTCAGCTGGAGGATTACCTCACCACATCCCGCATGGCTACTCAGTTGATGCTGCATGGCCTGGAACGCACCGCTGATCTGGTATCCAACTTCAAACAAGTCGCCATTGACCAGACCAACACGCAACGACGCCACTTCGACTTGAAGGAAACCATTGTCGGCGTGGTTTCGTTGATGTCGGTCAGTCTGCGTAAAACGGCCTATCAGATCCGTACCGACCTGACCGAAGGCATCCAGATGGACAGCTATCCGGGGCCGATAGATCAGATCCTCTCCAATCTGATCAACAATTCGGTCATCCACGGTTTTCATGGGCGCCCATCAGGCGACATCTCGATCCGCACCATTCCGGAAGGCGACAGCGTCACCTTGTTGTACAGCGACAATGGCTGCGGCATGAGCAAAGAGGTGCGCGAGCATGTCTTCGATCCGTTCTTCACCACCCGACTTGGCGAAGGCGGAAGTGGGCTGGGGATGAACATCTGTTACAACCTGATCACCGGCCTGCTGGGTGGCAGCATCGAGATATTGCCGCTTGAGCCCGAGCGCGGCAGCACTTTTGTAGTCAACCTGCCATTGGTTGCGCCAACCACCCTGCAACACGGATGA
- a CDS encoding sensor histidine kinase yields the protein MCYLPVPPPTFGHDTPQYTFIDLPAGKVHVIARQCVPLHATLIVRDNGIGIPPENMDKIRNPLFTTKPGSDDNGLGLNFFYNIVTNILGGQIGVGSQVREGACSILAASLIAPRLRAPGAGR from the coding sequence ATGTGTTACCTTCCCGTGCCACCGCCCACCTTTGGCCATGACACACCACAATACACTTTCATTGATCTGCCTGCTGGCAAAGTACATGTAATTGCACGACAATGCGTTCCCTTGCATGCTACGCTGATAGTGCGTGACAACGGTATTGGCATTCCACCGGAAAACATGGATAAAATCAGGAATCCTCTTTTTACGACCAAACCGGGCAGTGATGACAACGGCTTGGGATTGAATTTTTTCTACAACATCGTGACCAACATACTGGGTGGGCAGATTGGAGTCGGCAGCCAGGTCAGGGAAGGCGCGTGTTCGATATTGGCCGCGTCATTGATCGCCCCGAGACTGCGCGCGCCGGGAGCGGGCAGATGA
- a CDS encoding sulfurtransferase TusA family protein, translated as MQVDKEIDLSGLNCPLPILRTKKALADMASGQILKVVATDPATPKDFDAFARQTGNQLLQSAQEEGKFLFWMQRK; from the coding sequence ATGCAAGTAGATAAAGAGATCGATCTGTCGGGGTTGAATTGCCCTTTACCGATTCTACGTACCAAGAAAGCATTGGCGGACATGGCTTCCGGCCAGATACTGAAAGTAGTGGCCACAGACCCGGCCACACCTAAGGATTTCGATGCTTTTGCCAGGCAGACGGGCAACCAACTACTGCAAAGTGCCCAGGAAGAGGGCAAATTCCTGTTCTGGATGCAACGCAAGTAA
- a CDS encoding metalloregulator ArsR/SmtB family transcription factor: protein MITDIDFFNVLSDETRRRMLSLLLTEDELSVCELCHAVDCAQPKVSRHLAKMRQSKLLAVRRDGVWMYYRINPQLPAWAFKIVQLMAQAGESTQLLVRDRNRLLSMPDRPVRETRPTAPTTVTPMQPRVAGNTATVFDAGVRLVR, encoded by the coding sequence ATGATTACCGATATCGACTTCTTCAATGTTCTGTCTGACGAAACACGCCGCCGTATGCTGTCGCTGCTGTTGACCGAAGATGAGCTTTCCGTGTGTGAGTTGTGCCATGCCGTTGATTGCGCGCAACCCAAGGTTTCCCGCCATTTGGCCAAAATGCGTCAATCCAAGCTGCTCGCGGTTCGCCGTGATGGCGTATGGATGTACTACCGTATCAACCCGCAACTGCCTGCCTGGGCATTCAAGATTGTCCAGCTGATGGCGCAAGCGGGTGAGTCCACCCAGCTGTTGGTGCGTGATCGCAATCGTCTGTTGTCGATGCCTGATCGCCCTGTCCGTGAAACACGTCCTACTGCACCGACCACTGTGACACCGATGCAGCCCCGTGTTGCTGGTAATACGGCAACCGTTTTTGACGCAGGCGTCCGTTTGGTGCGTTAA
- a CDS encoding DUF3617 domain-containing protein, whose protein sequence is MLKYVMWCLLSAASASAVAGVQAGQWEFTVKNEMEGLPPSQHPLKLNKCIAAEDVDNLLKIVPMVPGATPDSCEVANRKDVAGKATFTLNCIGYPKVSAEGAAQLGATSVSGNTKAVLDSNTYKKNLNQTYTGKRMGDCK, encoded by the coding sequence ATGCTCAAATACGTAATGTGGTGCTTGTTGAGCGCCGCCTCTGCAAGTGCAGTTGCCGGCGTCCAGGCTGGACAGTGGGAATTTACCGTCAAAAATGAAATGGAAGGCCTGCCACCGTCCCAGCATCCACTGAAGTTGAATAAATGTATTGCCGCTGAGGATGTCGATAACCTGCTGAAGATTGTGCCGATGGTGCCGGGCGCCACGCCTGATAGTTGCGAGGTGGCAAACCGTAAAGATGTGGCAGGCAAGGCGACTTTTACCCTGAACTGTATTGGCTACCCTAAGGTGAGCGCAGAGGGAGCAGCCCAGCTGGGCGCGACATCCGTGTCTGGTAATACCAAGGCCGTGTTGGATTCGAATACCTACAAGAAGAACCTGAACCAGACCTATACCGGCAAGCGCATGGGTGATTGTAAGTAA
- the proB gene encoding glutamate 5-kinase, with protein sequence MLRSVIADAHRLVIKVGSSLVTNDGRGLDHHALQRWAAEISALNRAGKAVVLVSSGAIAEGMQRLGWRMRPKALHELQAAAAVGQMGLVQAYETCFREHGLRTAQILLTHEDLSDRTRYLNARSTLLTLLSMGVIPIINENDTVVTAEIKFGDNDTLGALVTNLIDADALIILTDQRGLYTADPRKHPDAKFVDEAEAGTAELEQMAGGAGSTVGTGGMLTKILAAKRAAGSGAHTIIASGREPNVLSRLAQGEAIGTQLVARTSPLAARKQWIADHLQVAGRLTLDDGAVQALRTDGVSLLPVGVVDVQGAFLRGEVVSCLTFEGMEVARGLVNYSADEARRIMRVPSKQIESILGYVDEPEMIHRDNLIVVSPATGKAK encoded by the coding sequence ATGCTTCGTTCAGTTATCGCCGACGCACATCGACTGGTCATCAAAGTTGGCAGTAGTCTGGTGACCAATGATGGTCGTGGCCTGGATCATCATGCATTGCAGCGCTGGGCTGCGGAGATCTCCGCGCTCAATCGGGCTGGTAAGGCAGTGGTATTGGTTTCCAGTGGTGCCATTGCAGAAGGCATGCAACGCCTCGGTTGGCGTATGCGCCCCAAGGCACTACACGAATTGCAGGCTGCTGCTGCCGTAGGGCAGATGGGGCTGGTTCAAGCTTACGAAACCTGTTTTCGGGAGCATGGGCTACGTACCGCGCAGATTCTGCTGACCCACGAAGATTTATCTGATCGCACCCGTTATCTGAACGCCCGTTCCACATTGCTGACTTTGCTCAGCATGGGTGTGATTCCCATCATCAATGAAAACGACACAGTCGTCACCGCCGAGATCAAGTTTGGTGATAACGATACCCTCGGCGCACTGGTCACCAATCTGATCGATGCCGATGCCTTGATCATCCTGACCGATCAACGTGGTCTCTATACCGCAGATCCCCGCAAACACCCCGATGCCAAATTCGTGGATGAAGCCGAGGCTGGCACAGCCGAACTTGAGCAGATGGCTGGTGGTGCCGGTAGCACTGTGGGCACGGGCGGTATGCTGACTAAGATCCTGGCCGCGAAACGCGCTGCCGGCAGCGGCGCACATACCATCATTGCATCCGGGAGGGAGCCCAACGTGCTGTCTCGCTTGGCTCAGGGCGAGGCAATCGGCACGCAGCTGGTCGCGCGTACCAGCCCATTGGCTGCCCGTAAACAGTGGATTGCTGATCATCTGCAGGTTGCAGGCAGATTGACCCTGGATGATGGTGCTGTGCAGGCGCTCCGCACGGATGGCGTCAGTCTGTTGCCTGTCGGCGTGGTCGATGTCCAAGGGGCGTTCCTGAGAGGGGAAGTGGTCAGTTGTCTCACATTTGAAGGGATGGAAGTGGCGCGTGGCCTGGTCAACTATTCGGCTGATGAGGCCCGTCGGATCATGCGTGTACCGAGTAAGCAGATTGAAAGCATACTGGGTTATGTCGATGAGCCGGAAATGATTCATCGCGATAATCTGATCGTTGTATCTCCCGCAACAGGAAAGGCGAAGTAA
- a CDS encoding sigma 54-interacting transcriptional regulator has product MSAAKILIVDDDADLLRLLNLRLASAGHEVVAASSGEEALAAVATNRPSLIITDLRMAGMDGMALFDVVHRTHPGLPVIILTAHGSIPDAVAATRRGVFGYLAKPVDGKVLLDEVAQALRAAAPAVEGPHAAAFGDAIQTRNPAMQDVLTKAALVAQGDASILIQGESGTGKEVLARAIHAASHRRDQPFIAINCGAIPEHLLESELFGHVKGAFTGAQRDHAGLFQAAHGGTLLLDEIGDMPLSLQVKLLRVLQDRQVRPVGAVKLVDIDVRVISATHRDLQMAIRDNAFREDLFYRLNVVSLTLPPLDKRREDIPLLAGHFLQNLAPRYRKDINGFSPEAIELLVTNSWPGNVRQLQNIVEQAVALCTTSVISAASVEMVLSRQGEGIASFEEARRGFERDYLVQLLKITNGSVTQAARLAKRNRTEFYKLLERHELDPASFKDDK; this is encoded by the coding sequence ATGTCGGCAGCAAAAATATTGATAGTGGATGATGACGCAGACTTACTACGGCTGCTGAATCTACGGCTGGCCAGTGCAGGCCATGAAGTGGTGGCCGCCAGCAGCGGTGAAGAAGCGCTGGCTGCCGTTGCGACGAATCGGCCCTCGTTGATCATCACCGACTTGAGAATGGCGGGCATGGATGGCATGGCGTTGTTCGATGTGGTCCATCGTACGCACCCTGGCTTGCCGGTCATCATTCTGACAGCACATGGCAGCATTCCCGATGCAGTTGCCGCAACCCGTCGTGGTGTGTTTGGCTACCTGGCCAAGCCGGTGGACGGCAAGGTGTTGCTGGATGAAGTCGCCCAGGCGTTGCGCGCCGCAGCCCCTGCGGTCGAGGGACCTCATGCTGCGGCGTTCGGTGACGCGATTCAAACACGCAATCCAGCCATGCAGGATGTGCTGACCAAGGCAGCGTTGGTGGCGCAGGGCGATGCCAGTATCTTGATTCAAGGTGAGAGCGGCACGGGCAAGGAAGTATTGGCCAGAGCCATTCACGCCGCCAGCCATCGCCGGGATCAGCCTTTCATCGCCATCAATTGCGGCGCCATTCCAGAGCATTTGCTGGAATCAGAGCTGTTTGGGCACGTCAAAGGTGCCTTCACCGGCGCGCAGCGTGACCATGCTGGCCTGTTTCAAGCTGCCCATGGCGGCACATTGCTGTTGGATGAGATCGGCGACATGCCGTTGAGCTTGCAGGTCAAGCTGTTGCGGGTTTTGCAAGACCGTCAGGTCAGACCAGTCGGTGCGGTCAAGCTGGTGGATATCGATGTCAGGGTCATCTCCGCAACCCATCGGGACTTGCAGATGGCCATTCGTGACAACGCGTTTCGCGAGGATCTGTTCTATCGGCTGAACGTCGTGTCGTTGACGCTGCCGCCACTGGACAAGCGGCGGGAGGATATTCCCCTGCTGGCCGGACACTTTCTGCAAAATCTGGCCCCTCGCTATCGAAAAGACATCAACGGCTTTTCGCCAGAGGCCATTGAATTATTGGTAACCAACAGCTGGCCTGGGAATGTTCGGCAACTGCAGAATATCGTCGAGCAAGCGGTGGCCTTGTGTACCACCTCGGTGATCTCTGCAGCATCCGTTGAAATGGTGCTGTCGAGACAAGGAGAAGGGATCGCCTCTTTTGAAGAAGCCAGACGTGGGTTCGAGCGTGATTACCTGGTTCAACTCCTGAAGATCACCAATGGTAGCGTGACGCAGGCTGCTCGGCTGGCCAAACGCAATCGCACCGAGTTTTACAAGCTGTTGGAAAGGCATGAATTGGACCCTGCGTCGTTCAAAGATGACAAATGA